In a genomic window of Amycolatopsis japonica:
- a CDS encoding SRPBCC family protein, with amino-acid sequence MTDLTITRLLDAPRELVFRVWTDPDHLAQWWGPAGFTSRSCTVNLTEGGKWRTCISDGETVLWMSGVYHEIVPPERLVFSFAWEEPEGFRGHDTLVTVDFFDLDGKTEMSFHQAVFETVAERDSHVEGWQSCFGRLTEHVADASGR; translated from the coding sequence ATGACCGACCTGACGATCACCCGTCTCCTCGACGCGCCGCGCGAACTGGTCTTCCGCGTGTGGACCGATCCCGACCATCTCGCCCAGTGGTGGGGCCCGGCCGGCTTCACCAGCAGGTCCTGCACCGTCAACCTCACCGAGGGCGGCAAGTGGCGCACCTGCATCAGCGACGGCGAGACCGTGCTGTGGATGTCAGGCGTCTACCACGAGATCGTCCCGCCGGAGCGGCTCGTCTTCAGCTTCGCCTGGGAGGAGCCGGAAGGCTTCCGCGGGCACGACACCCTCGTCACGGTCGACTTCTTCGACCTCGACGGCAAGACGGAAATGTCGTTCCACCAAGCGGTCTTCGAGACCGTGGCGGAGCGCGACAGTCACGTCGAAGGCTGGCAGTCCTGCTTCGGCCGCCTCACGGAGCATGTAGCAGATGCGAGCGGTCGATGA
- a CDS encoding fatty acyl-AMP ligase, translated as MSLAPENLPATAGPTLPDCLRHWADTDGDRPAVTFTDFATDRAGRRRTLTWKQLKDRVDAVASALPVRTGDRVAILCPQSADYVVAFLGAITAGAIAVPLFDPGLPGHAGRLAAVLTDCSPTAVITTAAAEDAVREFLAGLPGGEHVTVVAADKAGPVRAWPAPAPAPDDVAYLQYTSGSTRSPAGVVLTHENVLANVRQAVHGLGIAPTGTTVSWLPLFHDMGLVLGLITPLAMGMRSVLMDPLAFIERPVRWLELLGDHNGSWSAAPNFAFHYAASRVREEDRAKLRLDRVAAIVNGAEPINPGVLDRFHETFAEVGYTPDKTRPAYGLAEATVFVTTGPGVPPRVTTFDRAALGAGTARPSDDGLKLVACGVPVGQRVALVDPETGVALKDGSIGEIWVHGPNVGTGYWQKPLESTETFGARLTGDHGELPTGPWLRTGDLGVRYDGEVYIAGRIKDLLIVDGRNHYPQDVEATAASADRDIRPGSVAAFAVEGTDTEAAVVVAEHRGHSALTTEDERALAVAIRRLVSDAHGLALRDVVLVPAGLVPRTSSGKIARSACRDRYLAGDYGKALVR; from the coding sequence ATGTCCCTGGCCCCCGAAAACCTGCCCGCCACGGCCGGCCCCACCCTCCCCGACTGCCTCCGGCACTGGGCGGACACCGACGGCGACCGGCCTGCGGTCACCTTCACCGACTTCGCGACCGATCGCGCCGGGCGACGGCGGACGCTGACGTGGAAACAACTCAAGGACCGCGTCGACGCCGTCGCGAGCGCGCTGCCCGTCCGGACCGGTGACCGGGTGGCGATCCTGTGCCCGCAGAGCGCCGATTACGTCGTCGCCTTCCTCGGCGCGATCACCGCGGGCGCGATCGCCGTGCCGCTGTTCGATCCCGGCCTGCCCGGGCACGCCGGGCGGCTCGCCGCGGTGCTGACCGACTGCTCTCCCACCGCGGTGATCACCACCGCCGCGGCCGAGGACGCCGTCCGCGAGTTCCTCGCCGGCCTGCCCGGCGGCGAGCACGTCACGGTCGTCGCGGCCGACAAGGCGGGGCCCGTCCGCGCCTGGCCCGCCCCGGCCCCGGCGCCGGACGACGTGGCGTACCTGCAATACACCTCCGGTTCGACGCGCAGCCCGGCCGGTGTGGTGCTGACCCACGAGAACGTGCTCGCCAACGTCCGCCAGGCGGTGCACGGGCTCGGGATCGCACCGACGGGGACCACAGTGTCGTGGCTGCCGCTGTTCCACGACATGGGCCTCGTCCTCGGTTTGATCACACCGTTGGCGATGGGCATGCGATCGGTGCTGATGGATCCGCTGGCCTTCATCGAGCGTCCGGTGCGCTGGCTGGAACTGCTCGGCGACCACAACGGGAGCTGGAGCGCCGCCCCGAACTTCGCCTTCCACTACGCCGCGAGCCGGGTCCGCGAGGAGGATCGCGCCAAGCTCCGTCTCGACCGTGTCGCCGCGATCGTCAACGGCGCCGAGCCGATCAACCCCGGCGTGCTCGACCGGTTCCATGAAACCTTCGCCGAAGTCGGGTACACCCCGGACAAGACCAGGCCCGCGTACGGGCTGGCCGAGGCGACCGTGTTCGTCACCACCGGTCCCGGCGTTCCACCTCGGGTCACCACGTTCGACCGCGCCGCACTGGGCGCCGGAACGGCACGACCGTCGGACGACGGGCTCAAGCTGGTCGCCTGCGGTGTCCCGGTGGGTCAGCGAGTCGCGCTGGTCGATCCCGAAACCGGCGTCGCGCTGAAGGACGGTTCGATCGGCGAGATCTGGGTCCACGGCCCCAACGTCGGCACCGGCTACTGGCAGAAACCCTTGGAGAGCACCGAAACCTTCGGCGCCAGGCTGACCGGCGACCACGGGGAACTGCCGACCGGCCCTTGGTTGCGCACCGGTGACCTCGGCGTCCGGTACGACGGCGAGGTCTACATCGCGGGCCGGATCAAGGATCTGCTCATCGTCGACGGCCGCAACCACTACCCGCAGGACGTCGAAGCGACGGCGGCCTCGGCCGACCGTGACATCCGCCCCGGCAGTGTCGCCGCGTTCGCCGTCGAAGGCACCGACACCGAAGCCGCGGTCGTCGTCGCCGAGCACCGCGGTCACAGCGCGCTGACCACCGAGGACGAGCGGGCGCTCGCCGTGGCGATCCGGCGGCTCGTTTCCGACGCGCACGGCCTCGCGCTGCGCGACGTCGTGCTCGTCCCGGCGGGCCTGGTCCCGCGGACCTCCAGCGGCAAGATCGCGCGGAGCGCCTGCCGCGACCGTTACCTCGCCGGCGATTACGGAAAGGCCTTGGTGCGATGA
- a CDS encoding LLM class flavin-dependent oxidoreductase, giving the protein MTLRSALWLPIFDELADPVIVARLAAEAEEAGWHGLFVWDHIRWREPVRAIADPWITLAAVASATENLAFGPMVTPPARRRPVKLARETATLDRLSGGRLILGAGLGSDRFGGEFSRTGDEPDDRKRAEMLDESLEILTAAWSGEPVRHHGVHYTVDDITFLPRPARPIPVWLAGFPGKTKPMRRAARYDGFFPVNLPHADEFAEAVETITALREGDETPYDFAIGVPAGTDLAPYERAGATWWMAEFPWDDLSVDAVRGVLREGPA; this is encoded by the coding sequence ATGACTCTGCGCTCAGCACTCTGGCTGCCGATCTTCGACGAACTGGCCGATCCGGTGATCGTCGCGCGTCTCGCCGCCGAAGCCGAAGAAGCGGGCTGGCACGGCTTGTTCGTCTGGGACCACATCCGCTGGCGCGAGCCGGTGCGCGCGATCGCCGATCCGTGGATCACCCTCGCCGCCGTCGCGTCCGCCACCGAGAACCTCGCCTTCGGCCCGATGGTCACACCGCCGGCCCGCCGCCGCCCGGTCAAGCTCGCCCGTGAGACGGCCACGTTGGACCGCTTGAGCGGCGGACGGCTGATCCTCGGCGCGGGGCTCGGCAGCGACCGCTTTGGCGGGGAGTTCTCGAGGACCGGCGACGAACCGGACGATCGCAAGCGCGCCGAGATGCTCGACGAGTCGCTCGAGATCCTCACCGCCGCTTGGTCCGGTGAGCCCGTGCGGCACCACGGCGTGCATTACACGGTCGACGACATCACCTTCCTGCCTCGTCCCGCCCGCCCGATACCCGTGTGGCTGGCCGGCTTCCCGGGGAAGACGAAGCCGATGCGCCGGGCCGCGCGGTACGACGGGTTCTTCCCGGTGAACCTGCCGCACGCGGACGAGTTCGCCGAGGCGGTCGAGACGATCACCGCGCTGCGTGAAGGTGACGAGACGCCGTACGACTTCGCCATCGGGGTGCCCGCGGGCACGGATCTCGCACCCTATGAACGGGCGGGCGCGACCTGGTGGATGGCCGAATTCCCCTGGGACGACCTGTCCGTCGACGCGGTGCGCGGCGTCTTGCGGGAGGGCCCGGCTTGA
- a CDS encoding SDR family NAD(P)-dependent oxidoreductase has product MTRPSFVVTGASSGIGRACVAELVRRDAHVWASVRTDADETDLARTFGEAVTVLRMDLRDPASIAACGEEVAAAGPLRGLVNNAGMARPGPLEHVPLDDFRQQLEVNVTGQLAVTQAMLPALRAAAGARVVTVGSMGGRIAGPMVGPYHTSKFALVGLTDSLRAELAPSGIGVVLVEPGAVATSIWPRARAAAEEVRAALPEAARERYAAQLDAAEHSAERSARNGVPPERAARVVVHALTARRFAPRYLVGRDARIAAVLANLPFRLRYRLTAAK; this is encoded by the coding sequence GTGACCCGTCCGTCCTTTGTGGTCACCGGGGCGTCGAGCGGGATCGGCCGGGCTTGCGTGGCCGAACTTGTCCGGCGGGACGCCCACGTCTGGGCCAGTGTCCGCACCGACGCGGATGAAACGGACCTCGCGCGGACCTTCGGCGAGGCGGTCACCGTGCTGCGGATGGATCTCCGGGATCCGGCGTCGATCGCGGCCTGCGGGGAGGAGGTCGCGGCGGCGGGCCCGTTGCGCGGACTGGTGAACAACGCCGGGATGGCCCGGCCGGGACCGTTGGAACACGTCCCGCTCGACGATTTCCGGCAGCAGCTGGAGGTCAACGTCACCGGTCAGCTGGCCGTCACGCAGGCGATGCTGCCCGCGCTGCGTGCCGCGGCCGGTGCCAGGGTCGTGACGGTCGGGTCGATGGGCGGGCGGATCGCGGGGCCGATGGTCGGGCCGTATCACACGTCGAAGTTCGCCTTGGTCGGTTTGACCGACAGCCTGCGCGCCGAGCTGGCCCCGTCCGGGATCGGCGTCGTCCTCGTCGAACCCGGCGCCGTCGCCACCTCGATCTGGCCGCGCGCCCGCGCCGCCGCCGAAGAAGTGCGTGCCGCGCTGCCGGAAGCCGCGCGGGAAAGGTATGCGGCGCAACTGGACGCGGCCGAACACAGCGCGGAACGGTCCGCGCGGAACGGGGTGCCGCCCGAGCGGGCGGCGCGGGTCGTGGTCCACGCGCTGACCGCACGCCGCTTCGCGCCGAGGTATCTGGTGGGCAGGGACGCGCGGATCGCCGCCGTGCTGGCGAACCTGCCGTTCCGGCTCCGTTACCGGCTGACGGCGGCGAAGTGA
- a CDS encoding PP2C family protein-serine/threonine phosphatase, with protein sequence MSNAVRHGEQSPPRRPSIQPTRLHVLLVEDDDGDALLVEEMLADAVESLEQVVLERVTTLQRALARPIAADCVLLDLQLPDATGLTGLTRLRQHAPSTAVIVLTGQEDEATGVAALGAGAQDYLVKQHVDGRLLARTLRYSWERSRAERIEQQLLQHQLLARENARLERGLLPTPLVTDPRLGLAVRYRPGRNGALLGGDFYDAVELPDGTLQLVIGDVCGHGPDEAALGVALRIAWRSVVLAGLPMAGTLAMVEEMLRHEALGPLFATVCMITVAPDRRSLKMALAGHPQPLLIDDSGGRLLSREKLGPPLGVAPGAGWQELTVPMGPRWSLLLYTDGLFEGRVEGSGERVGLERMAAAALNSLDAEGGSAAALDHLISEMDVLHGGPLDDDVALALLTFDSGEPSR encoded by the coding sequence GTGTCCAACGCCGTGCGTCACGGCGAGCAGTCCCCGCCTCGTAGACCCTCCATCCAGCCGACCCGGTTGCATGTCCTGCTGGTCGAGGACGACGACGGCGACGCTCTCCTGGTCGAAGAGATGCTCGCGGATGCCGTCGAAAGTCTGGAACAGGTCGTCCTCGAGAGGGTGACGACGCTCCAACGGGCACTCGCGCGGCCGATCGCGGCCGACTGTGTGCTCCTGGATCTCCAGCTTCCGGACGCGACGGGGCTGACCGGTCTGACCAGGCTCCGGCAGCACGCGCCGTCGACCGCGGTGATCGTCCTGACCGGCCAGGAGGACGAGGCCACCGGGGTGGCGGCGCTGGGCGCCGGTGCTCAGGACTACCTGGTCAAACAGCATGTCGACGGCAGGCTTCTGGCGCGGACCCTCCGGTATTCCTGGGAACGCAGCCGTGCCGAACGCATCGAGCAGCAACTCCTGCAGCATCAGTTGCTGGCGAGGGAGAACGCGCGCCTCGAACGCGGCCTGCTGCCGACCCCGCTGGTGACCGATCCCCGGCTCGGACTCGCGGTGCGATACCGGCCCGGCCGGAACGGGGCCTTGCTGGGCGGCGATTTCTACGACGCCGTCGAACTCCCCGACGGCACCCTGCAGCTGGTCATCGGGGACGTGTGCGGGCACGGTCCGGACGAAGCGGCGCTCGGTGTCGCGCTGCGGATCGCGTGGCGTTCGGTCGTGCTCGCCGGGCTGCCGATGGCGGGAACACTGGCGATGGTGGAGGAGATGCTGCGGCACGAGGCCTTGGGGCCGCTGTTCGCCACCGTCTGCATGATCACGGTCGCCCCGGACCGCCGCTCGCTGAAGATGGCACTCGCCGGTCATCCGCAGCCGCTTTTGATCGACGACTCGGGCGGCAGGCTGCTGTCCAGGGAGAAACTCGGCCCGCCTCTCGGCGTGGCGCCGGGTGCGGGATGGCAGGAGCTGACGGTGCCGATGGGACCGCGATGGTCACTGCTGCTGTACACCGACGGCCTTTTCGAGGGACGCGTCGAGGGCAGCGGCGAACGGGTCGGGCTCGAACGGATGGCCGCCGCCGCGCTGAACAGCCTGGACGCCGAGGGCGGTTCCGCCGCGGCACTCGATCACCTGATCAGCGAGATGGACGTCCTGCACGGCGGTCCGCTGGACGACGACGTCGCGCTGGCGTTGCTCACGTTCGATTCCGGCGAGCCGTCGCGATGA
- a CDS encoding MarR family winged helix-turn-helix transcriptional regulator: MSTQGPGQALFAFVRHWSRRTAGVADQGRLVLVGEAVHSLAERGAETTVNAIAVEIGLDQSGASRLVKAAIEAGHLAMEASRSDGRRREVSLTAAGRSMLDQAHRWQEQVFDQLTDGWSEKRRSEFQRAMSDLIDRSHLLHAP; this comes from the coding sequence ATGAGCACCCAAGGTCCTGGTCAGGCGCTGTTCGCCTTCGTCCGGCACTGGTCGCGCCGGACGGCGGGTGTCGCCGATCAGGGTCGTCTCGTCCTCGTCGGCGAGGCGGTCCACTCCCTCGCCGAGCGCGGGGCCGAGACGACGGTGAACGCGATCGCCGTCGAGATCGGCCTCGACCAGAGCGGCGCGTCGCGACTGGTCAAGGCCGCGATCGAGGCGGGTCATCTGGCCATGGAGGCCTCGCGGAGCGATGGGCGCCGTCGTGAGGTTTCGTTGACGGCGGCGGGCCGGTCCATGCTCGACCAGGCACACCGCTGGCAGGAACAGGTTTTCGATCAGCTCACCGACGGATGGAGCGAGAAGCGGCGAAGCGAGTTTCAGCGGGCCATGAGTGATCTCATCGACCGCTCGCATCTGCTACATGCTCCGTGA
- a CDS encoding alpha/beta hydrolase, whose translation MRNTSRRLWAVAAVACLLPGVVAAPARAESGVPDARADDGSHVVAQTTVDGDPRMLDLTVRSVGVGSYAMVRLILPSGWATEPDRKWPAVYLLAGETRLQDYRGWTANTDIRKLADDSGALVVMPGSGSAGFFSDWWNYGKNVVLNQWETFTAVEIPQLIDRGYRGDGRRVAAGLSLGGYGAVELAARRPGVFRFAGSFSGNLNPTGPYGELLTSAIVASARQDPEALWGDRRREASRWDAHDPLVNADRLRGTELYLSTGNGLPGPFDGKLPIDVLPGAMLLEFLCSGQTTAMADRLNRLGVPVMTDFYGPGTHHWAYWQDQLHKTWPRMLRALAAPVKAGEAS comes from the coding sequence ATGCGCAATACTTCGAGGCGGCTGTGGGCGGTCGCGGCCGTCGCCTGCCTGCTGCCGGGCGTCGTCGCGGCCCCGGCGCGGGCCGAGAGCGGTGTCCCGGACGCCAGGGCCGACGACGGCTCGCACGTCGTGGCCCAGACCACTGTGGACGGTGACCCGCGGATGCTGGACCTCACCGTGCGCTCGGTCGGCGTCGGGAGTTACGCGATGGTCCGGCTGATCCTGCCGTCGGGATGGGCCACCGAACCGGACCGGAAGTGGCCGGCGGTGTACCTGCTCGCCGGGGAGACACGGCTGCAGGATTATCGTGGCTGGACCGCCAACACCGACATCCGGAAGCTCGCCGACGACTCCGGCGCGCTGGTGGTGATGCCGGGCTCGGGTTCCGCGGGGTTCTTTTCCGACTGGTGGAATTACGGCAAGAACGTCGTGCTCAATCAGTGGGAGACGTTCACCGCCGTCGAGATCCCGCAGCTGATCGATCGCGGCTATCGCGGGGACGGCCGCCGAGTGGCGGCGGGCCTGTCGCTCGGCGGCTACGGCGCTGTCGAACTCGCCGCCCGGCGGCCGGGCGTCTTCCGGTTCGCCGGGTCGTTCAGCGGCAATCTCAATCCCACGGGTCCGTACGGTGAGCTGCTGACCAGCGCGATCGTCGCCTCCGCCCGGCAAGACCCGGAAGCGCTCTGGGGTGACCGCCGTCGCGAGGCATCGCGTTGGGACGCGCACGATCCGCTGGTGAACGCCGATCGCCTGCGTGGCACCGAGCTGTACCTTTCGACGGGCAACGGCCTCCCGGGACCGTTCGACGGCAAACTCCCGATCGACGTGCTGCCCGGCGCGATGCTGCTCGAATTCCTCTGCTCCGGCCAGACCACCGCGATGGCCGACCGGCTGAACCGGCTCGGTGTCCCGGTCATGACGGACTTCTATGGGCCGGGCACGCATCATTGGGCGTACTGGCAGGACCAGTTGCACAAGACGTGGCCGCGGATGCTGCGTGCCCTCGCCGCGCCGGTGAAGGCGGGGGAGGCGTCGTGA
- a CDS encoding glycosyltransferase has protein sequence MSRLVVIVAPGSRGDVQPCIALGRGLDGDRVRVLAAERFRTLVTSHGLDFAPLSADPAEILGSDGGREWTEGRTSVTFLRGLRGALAPVMERLLADVHEGSAGADLVLAPTLGFLGAHLGASLGVPDVELHYQPSVPTGAFAHPLVPWAAKTGPCGRRLSFRAVDTVAWQVLRPEVDRWRERTLGLPSAGLRGPRRTETPVLCGFSDAVVPRPKDWPARVHVTGYWFLEAPAAWRPDPRLRDFLASGPPPVYVGFGSMRPSEAERTFTAVRTALRRVGLRGLLGTAAGAGEDDLLTIGDVPHAWLFPRTAAVVHHGGAGTTAAALRAGVPSLVCPVFSDQPYWGDRVFRLGAGPRPLPLRELTADSLTARLLELSGNLLFRRGAQYVAARLREEDGVARARQVLREVG, from the coding sequence ATGAGCCGGCTCGTCGTGATCGTCGCTCCCGGCTCGCGGGGCGACGTCCAGCCGTGCATCGCCTTGGGGCGTGGTCTCGACGGCGATCGGGTGCGGGTGCTGGCGGCCGAACGGTTCCGGACCCTGGTGACCTCGCACGGCCTGGATTTCGCCCCGCTCTCGGCCGATCCCGCGGAGATCCTCGGTTCGGACGGCGGACGCGAATGGACGGAGGGACGGACGTCCGTGACCTTCTTGCGCGGGTTGCGCGGCGCGCTGGCCCCGGTGATGGAGCGTCTGCTGGCCGACGTCCACGAGGGGTCGGCGGGAGCGGACCTCGTACTCGCCCCGACGCTGGGATTCCTCGGCGCGCATCTGGGCGCGTCGCTCGGCGTTCCCGACGTCGAACTGCACTACCAGCCCAGCGTGCCGACGGGGGCCTTCGCACATCCGCTGGTGCCGTGGGCGGCCAAGACCGGACCGTGCGGCAGGCGGCTGAGCTTCCGCGCCGTCGACACCGTCGCGTGGCAGGTGCTGCGGCCGGAGGTCGACCGATGGCGGGAGCGGACGCTCGGCCTGCCCTCGGCCGGTTTGCGCGGGCCGCGGCGGACGGAAACCCCGGTGCTGTGCGGGTTTTCCGACGCCGTGGTGCCCCGGCCGAAGGACTGGCCCGCGCGGGTCCACGTCACCGGCTACTGGTTTCTCGAGGCGCCCGCCGCCTGGCGACCCGACCCGCGTCTGCGGGATTTCCTCGCGTCTGGGCCGCCTCCGGTGTACGTCGGTTTCGGCAGCATGCGGCCGTCGGAGGCGGAGCGGACGTTCACGGCCGTCCGCACGGCGTTGCGCCGCGTGGGTTTGCGTGGCCTGCTCGGTACCGCCGCCGGAGCCGGAGAAGACGATCTGCTGACCATCGGGGACGTTCCGCACGCGTGGCTGTTCCCGCGCACCGCGGCGGTGGTGCACCACGGTGGCGCGGGCACGACCGCGGCCGCGTTGCGCGCGGGTGTTCCCTCACTGGTCTGCCCGGTCTTCTCCGACCAGCCGTACTGGGGCGACCGGGTCTTCCGGCTCGGCGCCGGGCCGCGTCCATTGCCGCTGCGGGAGTTGACCGCGGACTCGCTGACCGCGCGGCTGCTGGAGCTGTCCGGCAACCTCCTGTTCCGCCGCGGCGCGCAGTACGTCGCGGCGCGGCTGCGGGAGGAGGACGGGGTGGCGCGGGCCCGGCAGGTGCTGCGGGAGGTGGGCTAA
- a CDS encoding sensor histidine kinase: MRPVWSISRWAVLSGVIAGLLLGGAIVAGALATTNLTDARARLLDVTGPQVLQSTSLSTAMLNQETGVRGYILAGRPEFLEPYRDGLRAQDAAVAELRRLGAVPGTAIGADLDRVLSAAATWRRTVIEPVLAGAPATGAQVDASKPLFDQVRAALSVLQNRLEAERLDAREDLAVSADVLRAMLIVIAVLLCAAFALVFLVLHRKLIKPIRRLAAEVRDVAQTDIHREVRGSGPKEMRELASDVESLRSRILDEVARLERAQELIVTRTRELERSNSDLEQFAYVASHDLQEPLRKVASFCQLLQKRYQGKLDERGDQYIGFAVDGAKRMQALINDLLAFSRVGRRPGESVLLESGDLLDAALGNLEDAVAESGARVTHGELPAVRGEKTLLTAVFQNLVGNAIKFRGEEPPEIEISAERDGEDWRFSVTDNGIGISDEYAERIFVIFQRLHGRGEYPGTGIGLALCRKIVEHHGGRIWLDTSVPSGTRFCFTLPAAQNPDEGNEQA; the protein is encoded by the coding sequence ATGAGGCCCGTTTGGTCGATCAGCCGCTGGGCGGTGTTGTCCGGAGTGATCGCCGGCCTGCTGCTCGGGGGCGCGATCGTGGCAGGCGCACTGGCCACGACGAACCTCACCGATGCGCGCGCCAGGCTGCTGGACGTCACCGGCCCGCAGGTGCTGCAGTCCACCTCGCTCTCGACGGCGATGCTGAACCAGGAGACCGGTGTACGCGGCTACATCCTGGCCGGGCGTCCCGAGTTCCTGGAGCCGTACCGGGACGGATTGAGAGCACAGGACGCGGCCGTCGCCGAATTGCGGCGGCTCGGCGCCGTCCCGGGTACCGCGATCGGTGCCGATCTGGATCGGGTGCTGAGCGCCGCCGCGACCTGGCGAAGGACGGTCATCGAACCCGTGCTCGCCGGCGCTCCCGCGACCGGCGCGCAGGTGGATGCGAGCAAACCGCTGTTCGACCAGGTCCGCGCGGCCCTGAGCGTGTTGCAGAACCGCCTGGAGGCCGAACGGCTGGACGCGAGGGAGGACCTGGCGGTCTCCGCCGACGTCCTGCGGGCCATGCTCATCGTGATCGCGGTGCTGCTCTGTGCCGCGTTCGCGCTGGTCTTCCTTGTCCTGCACCGGAAACTGATCAAGCCGATCCGTCGGCTGGCCGCAGAGGTCCGGGACGTCGCACAGACCGACATCCATCGCGAGGTCCGCGGCTCCGGTCCGAAGGAGATGCGGGAGCTGGCGTCCGATGTGGAGTCGCTGCGCTCGCGGATCCTCGACGAGGTCGCGCGGCTGGAGCGGGCGCAGGAACTGATCGTGACCCGGACCCGCGAGCTGGAGCGGTCGAACTCGGATCTGGAGCAGTTCGCCTACGTCGCTTCGCACGACCTGCAGGAGCCACTGCGCAAGGTGGCCAGTTTCTGCCAGCTGCTCCAGAAGCGGTACCAGGGAAAGCTGGACGAACGCGGGGACCAGTACATCGGTTTCGCCGTCGACGGCGCGAAACGGATGCAGGCGCTGATCAACGACCTGCTCGCCTTCTCCCGCGTCGGTCGCCGCCCGGGCGAAAGTGTCCTGCTGGAGTCCGGAGACCTGCTGGACGCCGCGCTGGGCAACCTCGAAGACGCGGTCGCCGAGTCCGGCGCCCGTGTCACCCACGGCGAGCTTCCCGCCGTACGCGGGGAAAAAACCCTGCTGACGGCGGTCTTCCAGAACCTCGTCGGCAACGCGATCAAGTTCCGCGGCGAGGAGCCGCCGGAGATCGAGATCTCCGCGGAGCGGGACGGCGAGGACTGGCGGTTCTCCGTCACCGACAACGGGATCGGCATCAGCGACGAGTACGCCGAGCGGATCTTCGTGATCTTCCAGCGGCTGCACGGCCGCGGCGAATACCCGGGTACGGGGATCGGCCTGGCCCTGTGCCGCAAGATCGTCGAACACCACGGCGGGAGGATCTGGCTGGACACCAGCGTGCCGTCCGGGACCCGGTTCTGCTTCACCCTGCCCGCAGCCCAGAATCCCGACGAAGGAAACGAGCAAGCATGA
- a CDS encoding TerC/Alx family metal homeostasis membrane protein, whose translation MPESVATVGSPALWAISIAVLLALLVADFAVTRRPHEVSMREAAGWSAFYLALPVVFGLWLWLEFGGGQALEFMTGFVVEKSLSVDNLFVFMLLLAAFAVPSEVQQRVLLYGIVGALVLRGVFIAAGAAMLSAGTWAFLVFGVILFASAVKILREAMSGGQSEMDLSQLRSVRLLRKLMPVTDDYRGTRLTVREHGRRALTPLAVVVVAVFATDVVFAVDSVPAVYGITEDPYLVFATNAFALMGLRALYFVLHSALAKLVHLNHGLAIILAFIGVKLVLHWAHGIWPSVPQVPTPASLGVIIAVLVTVSFTSLYARRREAARTAQE comes from the coding sequence ATGCCCGAGTCCGTGGCAACCGTGGGATCGCCCGCGTTGTGGGCGATCAGCATCGCCGTCCTGCTGGCACTGCTCGTCGCCGATTTCGCGGTGACCCGGCGCCCGCACGAGGTTTCGATGCGGGAGGCCGCCGGCTGGTCGGCCTTCTACCTGGCGCTTCCGGTGGTGTTCGGGCTCTGGTTGTGGCTCGAGTTCGGCGGCGGTCAGGCGCTCGAGTTCATGACCGGGTTCGTCGTCGAGAAATCCCTGTCGGTCGACAACCTGTTCGTCTTCATGCTGTTGCTCGCCGCCTTCGCGGTCCCGTCCGAGGTGCAGCAACGTGTGCTGCTGTACGGCATCGTGGGCGCGCTGGTGCTCCGCGGCGTGTTCATCGCGGCCGGTGCCGCGATGCTGTCGGCGGGAACCTGGGCGTTCCTCGTCTTCGGCGTGATCCTGTTCGCTTCGGCGGTCAAGATCCTGCGGGAGGCCATGTCCGGCGGCCAGAGCGAGATGGACCTTTCCCAGCTGCGGTCGGTCCGCCTGCTGCGCAAGCTGATGCCGGTCACGGACGACTACCGCGGCACCCGGCTGACCGTGCGTGAACACGGACGCCGCGCGCTCACCCCGCTGGCGGTCGTGGTCGTCGCGGTCTTCGCGACCGACGTCGTGTTCGCGGTCGATTCCGTGCCCGCGGTGTACGGCATCACCGAAGACCCGTACCTCGTGTTCGCCACCAACGCCTTCGCCCTGATGGGCTTGCGCGCCTTGTACTTCGTGCTCCACTCGGCGCTCGCGAAGCTGGTCCACCTGAATCACGGCCTCGCGATCATCCTCGCCTTCATCGGCGTGAAGCTGGTCCTGCACTGGGCCCACGGGATCTGGCCGTCGGTGCCGCAGGTCCCGACCCCGGCCTCGCTGGGCGTGATCATCGCCGTCCTCGTCACGGTCTCGTTCACCAGCCTGTACGCCCGCCGTCGCGAAGCCGCCCGGACGGCACAGGAGTGA